The following proteins are encoded in a genomic region of Thermococcus henrietii:
- a CDS encoding ABC transporter ATP-binding protein, which produces MAEPVLKVENLKKYFPLKRGLLAGLRGEPQRFVHAVDGVSFEIYKQQVFALVGESGCGKSTTGRLIVKLLEPTDGKIYLEGEDVTDIKTKEEVLAYRRRVQMIFQDPFASLNPRFRIFDVLEEPLLIHGIGETRAEREELIYKALEMVKITPPEDYVSRFPHMLSGGQRQRVAIARALILNPTFIVADEPVSMLDVSIRAEILELMKSLKDKMGVTYLYITHDMSTARYFADWMAVMYLGRIVEMGPAEKVIDNPLHPYTRALLAAVPEPKPERRNVIKELPIKGEVPSAVNIPPGCRFHPRCIYFKKGLCDVEQPKLIEYEHNHWAECHLVGKF; this is translated from the coding sequence ATGGCGGAGCCGGTACTCAAAGTTGAAAACCTCAAGAAGTACTTCCCACTCAAGAGGGGTCTCCTCGCTGGTCTGCGCGGTGAGCCTCAGCGCTTCGTTCACGCGGTTGACGGAGTCAGCTTTGAAATCTACAAGCAACAGGTCTTTGCCCTCGTCGGCGAGAGTGGCTGTGGAAAGTCTACCACCGGAAGGCTCATCGTCAAGCTCCTCGAGCCAACGGACGGTAAGATTTACCTTGAGGGTGAGGACGTCACGGACATTAAGACCAAGGAGGAAGTCCTGGCTTACAGAAGGAGAGTGCAGATGATATTCCAGGACCCGTTCGCTTCGCTTAACCCGCGCTTCAGGATTTTTGACGTCCTCGAGGAGCCGCTCCTGATTCACGGCATCGGTGAAACCAGGGCCGAGCGTGAGGAGCTCATCTACAAGGCCCTTGAGATGGTCAAGATTACGCCGCCCGAAGATTACGTTAGCAGGTTCCCGCACATGCTTTCGGGTGGACAGAGGCAGCGTGTGGCAATAGCGAGAGCCCTCATCCTGAATCCAACGTTCATTGTTGCAGATGAGCCGGTGTCGATGCTCGACGTTTCAATCCGTGCGGAAATCCTCGAGCTCATGAAGAGCCTCAAAGACAAGATGGGCGTCACCTACCTCTACATCACCCACGACATGTCCACCGCAAGGTACTTCGCGGACTGGATGGCGGTCATGTACCTTGGCAGAATCGTAGAGATGGGTCCTGCGGAGAAGGTCATAGACAACCCGCTTCACCCGTACACGAGGGCGTTGCTGGCGGCGGTTCCAGAGCCGAAGCCAGAGAGGAGGAACGTCATCAAGGAACTCCCGATTAAGGGTGAGGTTCCGAGTGCCGTGAATATTCCACCGGGATGCAGGTTCCATCCGAGGTGTATTTACTTCAAGAAGGGCCTCTGTGACGTGGAGCAGCCGAAGCTTATCGAGTACGAGCACAACCACTGGGCGGAGTGCCACCTCGTCGGCAAATTCTGA